Proteins found in one Crassostrea angulata isolate pt1a10 chromosome 3, ASM2561291v2, whole genome shotgun sequence genomic segment:
- the LOC128176517 gene encoding galactose mutarotase-like isoform X1, with the protein MQNNRRNDLHAANRNFCVVFAFLTLLIIVLISVVIYLAVKHEDGEDNQSSPTMITSSSFGTHEGKEVTQYTLKNNKGTVIKILNYGGIITNILVPDKNGKNGDICLGFDDMKGYATNGPYFGALIGRYANRIANGRFTIDGKTYQLDINNGPNALHGGKVGFDKRLWDSKVVGDVLELTYVSADGEENYPGEVKVTVRYQLTEDNELVIRYSATTSAKTVINLTNHAYFNLAGQGSGTIFDHNVTINADKYTPVDSTSIPTGDISDVQGTAWDLRTKTNIGEVIHSVPGGVGYDHNYCFGKTGWQKYMARVEHPSSGRFLEMYSTEPGVQFYTSFYLNETGKGGAAYEKFGAFCLEAQHYPDSPNKPNFPTTLLAPSETYLQTTTYKFGVM; encoded by the exons ATGCAAAACAACAGACGAAATGATCTTCACGCGGCGAATAGGAATTTCTGTGTTGTGTTCGCCTTTTTGACCTTGTTAATCATTGTCCTAATCAGCGTGGTGATATATCTTGCCGTTAAGCATGAAGACGGTGAAG atAATCAATCATCGCCAACAATGATCACAAGCTCTTCTTTCGGAACGCACGAAGGAAAAGAAGTAACACA gtATACCTTAAAGAACAATAAAGGTACTGTCATAAAGATTCTGAATTATGGAGGAATTATCACAAACATTTTAGTACCGGATAAAAATGGAAAGAATGGTGATATTTGCCTTGGATTTGACGACATGAAAG GATATGCAACAAACGGTCCGTATTTCGGGGCTTTGATCGGGCGCTATGCCAACAGGATAGCCAATGGCAGATTTACCATTGACGGTAAAACCTACCAGTTAGACATTAACAATGGCCCTAACGCTCTTCATGGAGGAAAAGTCGGATTTGATAAA AGGTTATGGGATTCCAAAGTGGTGGGTGACGTTTTGGAATTGACCTACGTTAGCGCTGACGGAGAGGAAAATTACCCCGgtgaggtcaaggtcactgtGAGATATCAACTGACGGAGGACAACGAGCTCGTTATAAGGTACTCAGCGACGACCTCAGCGAAAACCGTCATCAATCTCACAAACCACGCCTACTTTAACTTAGCTGGacag GGATCAGGAACTATTTTCGATCACAATGTGACGATAAATGCGGATAAATACACACCAGTTGATTCTACCTCCATTCCAACGG GGGATATTTCCGATGTCCAAGGAACGGCATGGGACTTGCGCACCAAAACGAACATAGGGGAGGTAATCCATTCTGTGCCAGGTGGGGTCGGGTATGACCACAATTACTGCTTTGGAAAAACTGGCTGGCAGAAATACATGGCTAG agtgGAGCATCCTTCATCTGGTCGATTTCTAGAAATGTACAGTACAGAGCCAGGGGTTCAGTTCTATACATCTTTTTACTTAAACGAAACCGGAAAAGGCGGGGCAGCTTACGAGAAATTTGGCGCCTTTTGTCTGGAGGCCCAACATTATCCGGACAGTCCGAACAAA ccGAATTTTCCAACGACGTTATTAGCCCCGTCCGAGACGTATCTACAAACAACTACATACAAATTTGGAGTGATGTGA
- the LOC128176517 gene encoding galactose mutarotase-like isoform X2, which yields MITEVKHTDNQSSPTMITSSSFGTHEGKEVTQYTLKNNKGTVIKILNYGGIITNILVPDKNGKNGDICLGFDDMKGYATNGPYFGALIGRYANRIANGRFTIDGKTYQLDINNGPNALHGGKVGFDKRLWDSKVVGDVLELTYVSADGEENYPGEVKVTVRYQLTEDNELVIRYSATTSAKTVINLTNHAYFNLAGQGSGTIFDHNVTINADKYTPVDSTSIPTGDISDVQGTAWDLRTKTNIGEVIHSVPGGVGYDHNYCFGKTGWQKYMARVEHPSSGRFLEMYSTEPGVQFYTSFYLNETGKGGAAYEKFGAFCLEAQHYPDSPNKPNFPTTLLAPSETYLQTTTYKFGVM from the exons ATGATCACTGAGGTAAAACACACAG atAATCAATCATCGCCAACAATGATCACAAGCTCTTCTTTCGGAACGCACGAAGGAAAAGAAGTAACACA gtATACCTTAAAGAACAATAAAGGTACTGTCATAAAGATTCTGAATTATGGAGGAATTATCACAAACATTTTAGTACCGGATAAAAATGGAAAGAATGGTGATATTTGCCTTGGATTTGACGACATGAAAG GATATGCAACAAACGGTCCGTATTTCGGGGCTTTGATCGGGCGCTATGCCAACAGGATAGCCAATGGCAGATTTACCATTGACGGTAAAACCTACCAGTTAGACATTAACAATGGCCCTAACGCTCTTCATGGAGGAAAAGTCGGATTTGATAAA AGGTTATGGGATTCCAAAGTGGTGGGTGACGTTTTGGAATTGACCTACGTTAGCGCTGACGGAGAGGAAAATTACCCCGgtgaggtcaaggtcactgtGAGATATCAACTGACGGAGGACAACGAGCTCGTTATAAGGTACTCAGCGACGACCTCAGCGAAAACCGTCATCAATCTCACAAACCACGCCTACTTTAACTTAGCTGGacag GGATCAGGAACTATTTTCGATCACAATGTGACGATAAATGCGGATAAATACACACCAGTTGATTCTACCTCCATTCCAACGG GGGATATTTCCGATGTCCAAGGAACGGCATGGGACTTGCGCACCAAAACGAACATAGGGGAGGTAATCCATTCTGTGCCAGGTGGGGTCGGGTATGACCACAATTACTGCTTTGGAAAAACTGGCTGGCAGAAATACATGGCTAG agtgGAGCATCCTTCATCTGGTCGATTTCTAGAAATGTACAGTACAGAGCCAGGGGTTCAGTTCTATACATCTTTTTACTTAAACGAAACCGGAAAAGGCGGGGCAGCTTACGAGAAATTTGGCGCCTTTTGTCTGGAGGCCCAACATTATCCGGACAGTCCGAACAAA ccGAATTTTCCAACGACGTTATTAGCCCCGTCCGAGACGTATCTACAAACAACTACATACAAATTTGGAGTGATGTGA
- the LOC128176517 gene encoding galactose mutarotase-like isoform X3 has translation MITSSSFGTHEGKEVTQYTLKNNKGTVIKILNYGGIITNILVPDKNGKNGDICLGFDDMKGYATNGPYFGALIGRYANRIANGRFTIDGKTYQLDINNGPNALHGGKVGFDKRLWDSKVVGDVLELTYVSADGEENYPGEVKVTVRYQLTEDNELVIRYSATTSAKTVINLTNHAYFNLAGQGSGTIFDHNVTINADKYTPVDSTSIPTGDISDVQGTAWDLRTKTNIGEVIHSVPGGVGYDHNYCFGKTGWQKYMARVEHPSSGRFLEMYSTEPGVQFYTSFYLNETGKGGAAYEKFGAFCLEAQHYPDSPNKPNFPTTLLAPSETYLQTTTYKFGVM, from the exons ATGATCACAAGCTCTTCTTTCGGAACGCACGAAGGAAAAGAAGTAACACA gtATACCTTAAAGAACAATAAAGGTACTGTCATAAAGATTCTGAATTATGGAGGAATTATCACAAACATTTTAGTACCGGATAAAAATGGAAAGAATGGTGATATTTGCCTTGGATTTGACGACATGAAAG GATATGCAACAAACGGTCCGTATTTCGGGGCTTTGATCGGGCGCTATGCCAACAGGATAGCCAATGGCAGATTTACCATTGACGGTAAAACCTACCAGTTAGACATTAACAATGGCCCTAACGCTCTTCATGGAGGAAAAGTCGGATTTGATAAA AGGTTATGGGATTCCAAAGTGGTGGGTGACGTTTTGGAATTGACCTACGTTAGCGCTGACGGAGAGGAAAATTACCCCGgtgaggtcaaggtcactgtGAGATATCAACTGACGGAGGACAACGAGCTCGTTATAAGGTACTCAGCGACGACCTCAGCGAAAACCGTCATCAATCTCACAAACCACGCCTACTTTAACTTAGCTGGacag GGATCAGGAACTATTTTCGATCACAATGTGACGATAAATGCGGATAAATACACACCAGTTGATTCTACCTCCATTCCAACGG GGGATATTTCCGATGTCCAAGGAACGGCATGGGACTTGCGCACCAAAACGAACATAGGGGAGGTAATCCATTCTGTGCCAGGTGGGGTCGGGTATGACCACAATTACTGCTTTGGAAAAACTGGCTGGCAGAAATACATGGCTAG agtgGAGCATCCTTCATCTGGTCGATTTCTAGAAATGTACAGTACAGAGCCAGGGGTTCAGTTCTATACATCTTTTTACTTAAACGAAACCGGAAAAGGCGGGGCAGCTTACGAGAAATTTGGCGCCTTTTGTCTGGAGGCCCAACATTATCCGGACAGTCCGAACAAA ccGAATTTTCCAACGACGTTATTAGCCCCGTCCGAGACGTATCTACAAACAACTACATACAAATTTGGAGTGATGTGA